One part of the Mya arenaria isolate MELC-2E11 chromosome 3, ASM2691426v1 genome encodes these proteins:
- the LOC128226341 gene encoding uncharacterized protein LOC128226341, whose translation MSGSLCMSGRLRMSGQLCMSGPLCMFGQLCVMSGRLCLSGRLWMSGRLWMSGRLCITSGRLCIMPGRLCIMSGRLFMSRRLCKSGRLFIMSGRLCIMSGRLCMSGPLCMFGQLCVMSGRLCMSGRLCIMSGRLCMSGRLCIMSGRLCIMSGRLFMSGRLCMFGQLCVMSDILCRLCLSGRLWMSGRLWMSGRLCITSGRLCIMSGRLCIMSGRLFMSGRLCKSGRLCIMSGRLCIMSGRLCMSGPLCMFGQLCVMSGRLCMSSRLCIMSGRLCMSGRLCIMSGRLCIMSGRLFMSGRLCMFSQLCVMSDILCMFGQLCVMSGSLCMSGRLRMSGQLCMSGPLCMFGQLCVMSGRLCLSGRLWMSGRLWMSGRLCITSGRLCIMPGCLCIMSGRLFMSRRLCKSGRLFIMSGRLCIMSGRLCMSGPLCMFGQLCVMSGRLCMSSRLCIMSGRLCMSGRLCIMSGRLCIMSGRLFMSGRLYIMSGRLCMSGRLCIMSGRLFMSGRLCILSGRLCIMSGRLCIISGRLCMSGRLCIMSGRLCMSGRLCMSGRLCIMSGRLCIMSGRLCVMSGCLCMFGQLCVMPGRLCMFGQLCVMSVRLCMFGQLCVMSGRLCMYVKI comes from the exons ATGTCTGGTAGCCTGTGTATGTCTGGCCGCCTGCGTATGTCTGGTCAACTTTGTATGTCTGGTCCCCTGTGTATGTTTGGTCAACTGTGTGTCATGTCAGGTCGCCTGTGTTTGTCTGGTCGCCTGTGGATGTCTGGTCGCCTGTGGATGTCTGGTCGCCTGTGTATCACATCTGGTCGCCTGTGTATTATGCCCGGTCGCCTGTGTATTATGTCTGGTCGCCTGTTTATGTCTCGTCGCCTGTGTAAGTCTGGTCGCCTTTTTATTATGTCTGGTCGCCTGTGTATTATGTCTGGTCGCCTGTGTATGTCTGGTCCCCTGTGTATGTTTGGTCAACTGTGTGTCATGTCAGGTCGCCTGTGTATGTCTGGTCGCCTGTGTATTATGTCTGGTCGCCTGTGTATGTCTGGTCGCCTGTGTATCATGTCTGGTCGCCTGTGTATCATGTCTGGTCGCCTGTTTATGTCTGGTCGCCTGTGTATGTTTGGTCAACTGTGTGTCATGTCTGATATCCTAT GTCGCCTGTGTTTGTCTGGTCGCCTGTGGATGTCTGGTCGCCTGTGGATGTCTGGTCGCCTGTGTATCACATCTGGTCGCCTGTGTATTATGTCTGGTCGCCTGTGTATTATGTCTGGTCGCCTGTTTATGTCTGGTCGCCTGTGTAAGTCTGGTCGCCTTTGTATTATGTCTGGTCGCCTGTGTATTATGTCTGGTCGCCTGTGTATGTCTGGTCCCCTGTGTATGTTTGGTCAACTGTGTGTCATGTCAGGTCGCCTGTGTATGTCTAGTCGCCTGTGTATTATGTCTGGTCGCCTGTGTATGTCTGGTCGCCTGTGTATCATGTCTGGTCGCCTGTGTATCATGTCTGGTCGCCTGTTTATGTCTGGTCGCCTGTGTATGTTTAGTCAACTGTGTGTCATGTCTGATATCCTATGTATGTTTGGTCAACTGTGTGTCATGTCTGGTAGCCTGTGTATGTCTGGCCGCCTGCGTATGTCTGGTCAACTTTGTATGTCTGGTCCCCTGTGTATGTTTGGTCAACTGTGTGTCATGTCAGGTCGCCTGTGTTTGTCTGGTCGCCTGTGGATGTCTGGTCGCCTGTGGATGTCTGGTCGCCTGTGTATCACATCTGGTCGCCTGTGTATTATGCCCGGTTGCCTGTGTATTATGTCTGGTCGCCTGTTTATGTCTCGTCGCCTGTGTAAGTCTGGTCGCCTTTTTATTATGTCTGGTCGCCTGTGTATTATGTCTGGTCGCCTGTGTATGTCTGGTCCCCTGTGTATGTTTGGTCAACTGTGTGTCATGTCAGGTCGCCTGTGTATGTCTAGTCGCCTGTGTATTATGTCTGGTCGCCTGTGTATGTCTGGTCGCCTGTGTATCATGTCTGGTCGCCTGTGTATCATGTCTGGTCGCCTGTTTATGTCTGGTCGCCTGTATATTATGTCTGGTCGTCTGTGTATGTCTGGTCGCCTGTGTATTATGTCTGGTCGACTGTTTATGTCTGGTCGCCTGTGTATCTTGTCTGGTCGCCTGTGTATTATGTCTGGTCGCCTGTGTATTATTTCTGGTCGCCTGTGTATGTCTGGTCGCCTGTGTATTATGTCTGGTCGCCTGTGTATGTCTGGTCGCCTGTGTATGTCTGGTCGCCTGTGTATCATGTCTGGCCGCCTGTGTATTATGTCTGGTCGCCTGTGTGTCATGTCTGGATGCCTGTGTATGTTTGGTCAACTGTGCGTCATGCCTGGTCGCCTGTGTATGTTTGGTCAACTGTGTGTCATGTCTGTTCGCCTGTGTATGTTTGGTCAACTGTGTGTCATGTCAGGTCGCCTGtgtatgtatgtcaaaatatag